Below is a genomic region from Longimicrobium sp..
GCGCCGGCCGAGTCCGGAACGGCTTCGACCGAAACCGCCGCACCAACTGTATCCACAGAATCCGCGGCGACGGCTCCTGGCGCGTGGCGCGGGCTGGCGGCGGGCGACACGGTACGGCTGGTGAGCGCGGCCGGGCGCTACGCGGGCACCATCTCCCGCGTGACGGCCGACACGGTGGTGATCGCAGGGCGCGGGCGCAGCGACGCGGTGGTGCGGTCGGACGTCATGGAGATGTACCGCCTGACCGGGCGCGGCTCGCGCGGCAGGGCGATGCTGCGCGGCGGCGGGCTCGGGCTGATCGGCGGGGCCGCGCTGGGGCTGCTGGCCGGGGCGACCGTGGCCCGCGTCGAGTGCAAGCCTACCGACACCGACTGCTCGCCGGGGCGCGACAAGACCATCCCCGTGGCGCTCACCGCCGACGGCGCGATCCTCGGTGCGCTGCTGGGGATCATGACCGGGCCGGCTTTCCGCCACACCAACTGGGAGCGCGTCGACGCGGCGCCCGCGCCCGCACTTCCGCCCGTCTCCGTCACGCCCGCACCGGGCGGCGGCGTTTCGCTCGGCGCGACGCTCAGGCTCTGACGCGACGCAGCGATCCCCGTCTCCCCGCGAAGCCCTGCCGGCCACACCCCACCCCCGGCAGGGCTTCCGCTTTCATCGCACTCTCCGCCATCTCCCGAACGTTCCGGGTGACGGATCGCGCGTCCGGAGATTCGACACCGATCGAAATCCATACGCGCCGGGAGACGGTCGGAAGGCAGGCGGAGACGCGGGAATCCCGCGTCTCCGCTTGCTTTTTCGGGAGATGGGGATCTGGCACGGCGCTTGTCTATGCACCGCTCGCCAATCTCCGTCGACCGCATCTCCCGCCATGCCCCATAGACGCATCATGCCCGCCGCACACGTCACCCTCGACACCTTCGCGCGCCCCCCGCGCAGACCGGCCCGCCGCGCGCCGGCCGCCAGCGAGCCCGTCCGCGCCGCGCCGTCCGAGCCCGCGCCACTGCTGACCGCGCCCGCCGAGCCCGCGCAGAAGCTCGAGCGCCGCCGCCGCGCGTGGAGCAGCGCCGTGATGTACGCCGCCGCCGCGGTGATCGTCCTCTGCGTCAGCATGGAGATCGCGCCGCGGCTGGCGTTCGGGCGGGGCGCGCCGGCGGCCACGATCGCCGTCGCCGCGTTCGCGCTGACGGCGAGCGGGGTGATCGGGTGGCGCCACTTCGGGCTGCGCAGCGAGGCCGCGCGGCTGCGCTCGGAGCTGAACGCCGCGCGCGAGGCCGAGCGCTGGCACCGCGCAGTGGTGAACCAGGTGGCCGAGGCGGTGCTGATCGCCAGCCCCGAGGGCCGCCTGCTGGAGAGCAACCAGGCCGCCTGGCAGCTGCTCGGCCGCAGCCACGACGAGCTCGCCGGCCGCCGCCTGTGGGACCTCCTCCCGCTCGACGACCGCGTGGTCGCCCTGCGCCGCGGCGAGTTGGTCTCCACGCACGGCGGCGGCCTGCGCCGTCTCCTGCGCCCCGACGGCAGCGCGGTGCTGGCCGACGTCAACTGGTCCACCCTCCCCGACGGCCGCGTCGTCTACCTCGCCCGCCCGTTCAAGTAGGCGATGACTGGGATCAACAGGAGGGGGAGCCGTCGCGCACGGCTCCCCCTTCGTCGTTGATGGTCCCTTCGGGTCAGCACAGCGCACCGACGGGCGGCTGAAGCCGCAACAACAACCACGAAAAGCCTCGCAAATCGCGCGAGGCTTCAACCGCTCGCGGGGGGAGCCGCAACGAGATTCCTCCGTCCGCGCGAGTGCCCGGCACCGCAGCCTGCGCAGCAGGCTTCCCAATGTTCCAGCCGCGGCTTCAGCCGCCCGTCCCCGCCGCCTGTCCCGGTATCCCGTTCAGCCGTGCGCCGGCCCTGCATCACCCAATTCGTTCATATGTGAAGCAACCCCCTTGTGCGCACGCCGGGCGGCGCCCAAGCTTAGCCGCATGTTCACGAAACGAGTTCGCGCGGCGGCGCTGCTGGCGCTGTCGCTGCTTCCCGCCGCGCCGGCCGCGGCGCCCGCGCAGGACGGCGGCAGCATCGGCGAGTACCGCGGCGCCGCGGCGCTGGGGCTGGCGCTGCGGCGCCTGGGCACCACCAAGCGCGTGCTGATGATCGGCGCGCATCCCGACGACGAGGACACGCAGCTGCTGGCCGGCCTGGCGCTGGAGCAGGGCGCCGACGTGGCCTACCTCTCCCTCACCCGCGGCGAGGGCGGGCAGAACGGCATCGGGCCGGAGTTGCACGAGGCGCTGGGGCTGCTGCGCACCGAGGAGCTGCTGGCGGCACGCCGCGTGGACGGCGCCATGCAGTTCTTCACCCGCGCCTACGACTTCGGCTTCAGCAAGACGCCCGACGAGACCTTCCGCCACTGGCCGCGCCAGGAGCTGCTGCGCGACGTGGTGGGCGTCATCCGCCTCTGGCGCCCGGACGTGATCGTCTCGGTATGGAGCGGGACGCCACGCGACGGACACGGGCAGCACCAGGCCTCCGGCATCATCGCCCGCGAGGCGTACGAGGCGTCGGGAGATCCGAACCGCTTCCCCGAGCAGCTGCGCGCCGGGCTCCCCGCCTTCCGCGCGGCCGAGTACTACGTGTCGCAGCGCGGCGACAGCGCCAGCGCGAGCGTCGCCATCGCGCTCGGGGGGATGGACCCGCTGATCGGCCGCTCGCCCTTCCAGCTGGCGATGGCGAGCCGCTCGCGCCACCGCTCGCAGGACATGGGTCGCCCCGAACTGGCCGGCCCGCGCTACGGCTACCTGCGCCGCGTGGTCCCCGCCTCCGCCGGCCGCGAGCGCTCGCTGTGGGAGGGGATCGACACCACGCTCTCGCAGCGCGCGGCCGCGCTCGCGCCGTACGACCGTGCCGTCGCCCGCGCGCGCACCGCCGCGGCGATGCTGGACCCCGGTGCGCTGGCCGACCCGCTCGCCGCCGCCGTGCGCGCGCTCCGCGAGGACATGGGGAAGGCGGAGGGAGCGACGTTCGCCGCGCAGAACGAGATCCGGCAGGCGGAGCAGGCGCTGGCGATGGCGGCCGGGCTGGAGCTGGACGCCGTGGCCGACGACGAGCGCATCGTCCCTGGGCAGGAGCTGGG
It encodes:
- a CDS encoding PAS domain-containing protein, with product MPAAHVTLDTFARPPRRPARRAPAASEPVRAAPSEPAPLLTAPAEPAQKLERRRRAWSSAVMYAAAAVIVLCVSMEIAPRLAFGRGAPAATIAVAAFALTASGVIGWRHFGLRSEAARLRSELNAAREAERWHRAVVNQVAEAVLIASPEGRLLESNQAAWQLLGRSHDELAGRRLWDLLPLDDRVVALRRGELVSTHGGGLRRLLRPDGSAVLADVNWSTLPDGRVVYLARPFK